The following proteins are encoded in a genomic region of Bubalus kerabau isolate K-KA32 ecotype Philippines breed swamp buffalo chromosome 13, PCC_UOA_SB_1v2, whole genome shotgun sequence:
- the EFCAB8 gene encoding EF-hand calcium-binding domain-containing protein 8, whose product MTLNLKVTEELLGGGAFKPDFEEWVSFAGGPGKSKEGLSSPAPSISVSQTSDFQYESQLFTEAHLAEMEKTFQSEVNSTGALDMKTFIKAVKKILSNTSEEMLEALFLKVDLNCNGFITWQEYVDYVMREFQGQEKMMRGQYRLRFHLPMRIIPLNHGCEIVKVEFLVQRLKKIGHFLTVTKDGILQFWSESFTLTSSFRLYQIHPSHSQQMWVIDMVCLHNMNLVAIASTDQKIEFFDISSHKCARVFTFTDLDSCVLTMNYWSDYHRAVFCYGDTKGNVIIFTSDDVTTGLFNPRVLPRTSKWDNWISVSTRRLLSEKSPMYRSYRLKALHLNWCQQVKFIPQLNLVASCSAIDKSSLVLTVLPSRVPDSLKVSVLNLRKGILCFDYCPDKNVLVTGGYDPLIRLWNPFFSRKPVWMMRGHQTSVTHIVVNSKDSSILLSVSKDKNIRVWDMQDYQCLQSFCGKHFALGHCPITSVYFHKEDNSLICSTYSIGILKGYLETQGPGRAEEKTTTYSTPLCAVLYSKVFKQVVSGCLSGMVSVWEVVTGRRLMEFSVTGDQQVELTAMSLDESEGCLLTGLRDGTVKMWNYSVGQCLLTFPNADQLEISGIVHMNKVFYTTGWSKRITYYTFHKIKPVLLCYHWQTFHTEDVLSMAKYQNQFIATSSYNGDILFWNIGTFRPILNFNASQSPLPLLPKRVKDVDACVFDSHRPSKPCIEQEKWAYKPHLQPPGLSTRATVDANLRRNLMSAPPVMRHPRDKELAKPVPLKKPLSASSLSQSRLSLDRHSTLKEAERKKADFQKKLLLQSNASVEKIIFLQTRPRLPHSAALLSSCMDGYIYAWSIHGSGGLLGKFPVDSVDEGDVVVGAMATDQNDWILVTGDCKGCIKIWDIKDYCAHSDKQTHHPSEINKFRFLISERIQVSLPNYSPPEEKKVEAGQTISLIPPQLLITWKAHLDSVADILYVDSLQLVISAGQDRDVKAWKLSGDAIGTFGLSVWKRLQDTPMMTDGELNERLKKEGDFFDPNEKTFHLELQEERDLAEALKYQQREQVVLLDLLNGKADTEAKAWARLQKITPMSPWTGKHSPEDIEDTWCKWESKGKQVSKVLGAAYKPKERSRSPGLLFTNVQYGWMKHQISPQIYQSLHFNELASTQNPAFKTQKVLDQQSWLTLLVTQRIRKDLGPYRETVPEYPASSPTTTASSPSSPSLSASGSGLLASGLAPSSWSQPSRSFL is encoded by the exons CCCTGGACATGAAAACTTTCATTAAGGCTGTGAAGAAGATTCTGAGCAATACGTCAGAAGAGATGCTGGAGGCACTGTTTTTGAAGGTGGACTTGAACTGTAACGGCTTCATCACCTGG CAGGAGTACGTGGACTACGTGATGCGCGAGTTCCAGGGGCAGGAGAAAATGATGAGGGGCCAGTACCGCCTACGCTTCCACCTTCCCATGAGGATCATCCCCCT GAATCATGGGTGTGAGATCGTGAAAGTGGAGTTCTTAGTCCAGCGGCTCAAGAAGATTGGCCATTTCCTGACTGTCACCAAGGATGGCATCCTGCAGTTCTGGTCGGAATCCTTCACGCTGACCAGCTCCTTCAGG CTTTACCAGATCCACCCGTCCCACAGCCAGCAGATGTGGGTCATCGACATGGTGTGTCTGCACAACATGAACCTGGTGGCCATTGCGTCCACGGACCAGAAGATAG AGTTCTTTGATATCAGTAGCCACAAATGTGCCCGGGTCTTCACCTTCACTGATCTGGACAGCTGCGTCCTGACCATGAACTACTG GTCAGACTACCACAGGGCTGTGTTCTGCTACGGGGACACCAAAGGTAATGTCATCATCTTCACCTCTGATGATGTGACCACCGGGCTCTTCAACCCCCGAGTCCTCCCCAGGACCTCCAAATGGG ATAACTGGATCAGCGTTTCTACCCGGAGGCTTCTAAGTGAGAAGTCCCCTATGTATAGAAGTTACCGGCTGAAG GCTCTCCACCTCAACTGGTGTCAACAGGTCAAGTTCATCCCCCAGCTGAACCTGGTGGCCTCCTGTTCAGCCATTGACAAGTCATCTCTGGTGCTGACAGTGTTGCCATCCAGAGTCCCAGACAGCCTCAA GGTGTCAGTGCTGAATTTGAGAAAAGGCATTCTTTGCTTTGATTACTGCCCAGACAAGAACGTCCTGG TGACTGGGGGCTATGACCCCCTCATCCGCCTGTGGAACCCCTTCTTCTCAAGAAAGCCCGTGTGGATGATGAGGGGGCATCAGACTTCGGTGACACACATCGTTGTGAACAGCAAGGACAGCAGCATCCTCCTCAGCGTCTCCAAGGACAAG AATATTCGCGTGTGGGACATGCAAGACTACCAGTGTCTTCAGTCCTTCTGCGGGAAGCATTTTGCCCTGGGACATTGCCCCATCACCAGCGTCTACTTCCACAAAGAGGACAACTCGCTCATCTGCAGCACCTATTCA ATTGGAATCCTGAAAGGGTACCTAGAGACGCAGGGGCCTGGGAGAGCAGAGGAGAAGACCACGACTTACAGCACGCCCCTGTGCGCCGTCCTCTACAGCAAGGTTTTCAAGCAG GTGGTGAGCGGCTGTCTGAGCGGCATGGTGAGTGTGTGGGAGGTCGTGACGGGCAGGAGGCTGATGGAGTTCTCAGTGACGGGTGACCAGCAAGTGGAACTGACCGCCATGTCCCTGGATGAGTCAGAGGGGTGCCTGCTCACGGGTCTGCGTGATGGCACCGTGAAGATGTGGAACTACAGCGTTGGCCAATGCCTGCTGACCTTCCCCAACGCGGACCAGTTAGAG ATTAGTGGGATTGTCCACATGAACAAAGTGTTCTACACGACTGGATGGAGTAAGAGAATCACTTATTACAC GTTCCACAAGATCAAGCCGGTGCTCTTATGCTACCACTGGCAGACCTTCCACACGGAGGATGTCCTGAGCATGGCCAAGTACCAGAACCAGTTCATCGCCACCTCCTCCTACAACGGGGACATCCTGTTCTGGAACATCGGCACCTTCAGGCCCATCCTCAATTTCAACGCCTCTCAGAGCCCCTTGCCCTTGCTGCCCAAGAGG GTGAAGGATGTGGACGCCTGTGTGTTCGATAGCCACAGGCCCAGCAAGCCCTGCATCGAGCAGGAGAAGTGGGCTTACAAACCGCACCTACAACCCCCAGGCCTCAGCACGAGGGCCACGGTCGATGCCAACCTGCGACGGAACCTGATGTCGGCGCCTCCAGTGATGAGACACCCCAGAGACAAGGAGCTGGCAAAGCCGGTGCCCCTGAAG aaacctCTCAGTGCTAGCAGCCTCAGTCAGTCAAGATTATCCCTTGACAGACACTCAACTCTCAAAGAGgctgaaaggaaaaaagcagaCTTCCAGAAGAAGCTGTTGCTGCAGTCCAATGCATCAGTGGAGAAG ATAATCTTCTTACAGACCAGGCCTCGGCTGCCACACTCGGCTGCCTTGCTGAGCAGCTGCATGGACGGTTACATCTATGCCTGGTCCATCCACGGGAGCGGAGGCCTGCTGGGCAAGTTCCCTGTGGACTCTGTAGACGAGGGGGACGTGGTTGTGGGTGCCATGGCCACGGATCAAAATGACTGGATTCTTGTCACAGGGGATTGCAAAGGGTGCATCAAG ATCTGGGACATCAAGGATTACTGCGCACATTCTGACAAGCAGACACACCATCCTAGTGAGATCAACAAGTTTCGGTTCTTAATTTCTGAACGGATTCAGGTCAGCCTCCCAAACTACAgtcccccggaggagaagaag GTGGAGGCCGGCCAGACCATTTCCCTGATTCCACCCCAGCTTCTGATTACCTGGAAGGCCCATTTGGATAGTGTGGCAGACATCCTATATGTGGACAGCCTCCAGCTGGTTATCAGTGCTGGCCAGGACAGGGACGTCAAGGCTTGGAAACTCTCTGGTGACGCCATTG GGACGTTTGGCCTGAGTGTTTGGAAAAGGCTGCAGGATACCCCAATGATGACTGATGGCGAACTAAATGAAAGATTAAAGAAGGAGGGTGACTTCTTCGACCCCAATGAGAAGACCTTCCATCTAGAGCTGCA GGAGGAGCGAGATCTTGCTGAGGCCCTGAAGTACCAGCAGCGGGAACAGGTAGTCCTCTTGGATCTGCTGAATGGGAAAGCAGACACGGAGGCTAAAGCCTGGGCCAGGCTGCAAAAGATAACCCCGatgtccccatggactggaaaGCACTCCCCGGAAGACATTGAGGATACCTGGTGCAAGTGGGAATCCAAGGGCAAGCAGGTGAG CAAAGTCCTGGGAGCAGCATACAAGCCCAAGGAGCGGTCGCGGAGCCCTGGACTCCTGTTCACCAACGTGCAGtatggctggatgaagcaccag ATCTCACCTCAGATCTACCAGAGCCTGCACTTCAATGAGCTGGCGTCCACCCAGAATCCTGCCTTCAAGACGCAAAAAGTCCTGGACCAGCAGAGCTGGCTCACCCTCCTGGTGACCCAGCGCATCCGGAAGGACCTGGGTCCCTACAGGGAGACCGTGCCTGAGTACCCGGCCAGCTCGCCCACCACCACGGCCTCCTCGCCTTCCTCACCCTCGCTGTCAGCCTCGGGCTCCGGGCTCCTGGCGTCTGGCCTGGCCCCTTCCTCATGGTCCCAGCCCTCCCGATCCTTTTTGTAG